From one Sparus aurata chromosome 16, fSpaAur1.1, whole genome shotgun sequence genomic stretch:
- the rpl13a gene encoding large ribosomal subunit protein uL13 yields the protein ELKVSSLPPAPAFYHEQPRASFFSHIMADRFNKVLLLDGRGHLLGRLAALVAKQVLLGHKVVVVRCEGINISGNFYRNKLKYLAFLRKRMNTNPSRGPYHFRAPSRIFWRTVRGMLPHKTKRGQAALERLKVFDGIPPPYDKRKRMVVPAALKIVRLKPTRKFALLGRLAHEVGWKYQAITATLEEKRKEKAKLRYAKKKTVNKLTKVAEKNVEAKISKYTDVLKQYGVLV from the exons GAACTAAAAGTGTCGTCACTTCCGCCTGCCCCTGCATTTTACCACGAGCAGCCCCGTGCATCTTTCTTTTCGCACATCATGGCGGACCGGTTCAATAAG GTTCTGCTGCTTGATGGCAGGGGCCATCTACTGGGCCGGCTCGCTGCTCTTGTAGCTAAACAGGTTCTGCTGG GACACAAAGTGGTGGTGGTAAGATGCGAAGGCATCAACATCTCCGGCAACTTCTACCGCAACAAGC TGAAGTACCTGGCTTTCCTGCGTAAGAGGATGAACACCAACCCTTCCCGTGGACCCTACCACTTCAGAGCTCCCAGCAGGATCTTCTGGAGGACTGTCAGGG GCATGCTGCCCCACAAAACCAAGAGGGGACAGGCTGCTCTGGAGAGGCTGAAGGTGTTCGACGGTATCCCCCCACCCTATGACAAG AGGAAGCGCATGGTTGTTCCAGCTGCTCTTAAGATTGTGCGTCTGAAGCCCACTCGCAAG TTCGCTCTTCTTGGGCGTCTGGCACACGAGGTCGGCTGGAAGTACCAGGCCATCACAGCCAccctggaggagaagagaaaggagaaggCCAAGCTCCGCTACGCCAAGAAAAAGACAGTGAACAAGCTGACCAAGGTGGCAGAAAAGAACGTTGAGGCCAAGATTTCAAAGTACACAGATGTTCTGAAACAATATGGAGTCCTTGTCTGA
- the atp5if1b gene encoding ATPase inhibitor B, mitochondrial: protein MARFLRPNIRNFVTSQLRMSSDQLGELGKGAGKGGGGGGSIREAGGAMGKKQAAEEEMYFKRKEQEQLAALKQHHQEEIDHHKKEIERLQREIDRHKGKIRKLKHDD from the exons ATGGCGAGGTTTTTAAGGCCCAACATCAGGAATTTTGTCACCTCACAGCTGAGAATGTCATCCGACCAG CTGGGTGAGCTGGGTAAAGGTGCAGGTAAAGGTGGTGGCGGTGGAGGGTCCATCAGAGAGGCAGGTGGAGCCATGGGGAAGAAGCAGgcagctgaggaggagatgtaCTTCAA GCGTaaggagcaggagcagctggCTGCATTGAAGCAGCACCACCAGGAGGAAATCGACCACCACAAGAAAGAGATTGAACGTCTGCAGCGCGAGATTGACCGCCACAAGGGAAAGATCAGAAAGCTGAAGCACGATGATTGA
- the zmpste24 gene encoding CAAX prenyl protease 1 homolog, whose protein sequence is MVESIFDLPVEKQIFYAVLGFSWTVYLWEAYLSYRQRRIYRSTTHVPQELGKIMDSETFEKSRLYQLDKSNFSFWSGLYSETEGTLILLLGGIPFLWAVAGSVTTRFGFGAEYEITQSLVFLTLATLFSAFTGLPWSLYNTFVIEEKHGFNQQTLGFFLKDAVKKFLVTQCILLPVTSLLLYIIKIGGDYFFIYAWLFTLAVSLVLVTIYADYIAPLFDKFTPLPEGELKTDIENMAKSISFPLTKVYVVEGSKRSSHSNAYFYGFFKNKRIVLFDTLLEDYSPLNKSGEPQPEQPETDETSSSESKAKPKNKKQGCNNPEILAVLGHELGHWKLGHTVKNIVISQMNSFLCFSLFAVLIGRKELFVAFGFNDSQPTLIGLMIIFQFIFSPYNELLSFCLTVLSRRFEFQADAFARGMGKASELYSALIKLNKDNLGFPVADWLFSMWHYSHPPLLERLRALGSIKQD, encoded by the exons aTGGTTGAATCGATATTTGACCTCCCCGTGGAAAAGCAGATATTTTATGCTGTTTTGGGGTTTTCGTGGACTGTGTATCTATGGGAGGCATACCTTTCTTACAGACAG aggaggatATACAGATCAACTACACATGTGCCACAGGAACTAGGGAAGATCATGGATTCAGAAACGTTTGAGAAGTCACGTCTTTATCAGCTGGATAAGAGCAACTTCAGCTTTTGGTCTGGACTCTATTCTGAGACCGAAGGAACG TTGATCCTGCTCCTGGGTGGAATCCCATTTCTGTGGGCCGTCGCTGGTTCTGTGACAACTCGCTTTGGATTTGGTGCAGAGTACGAGATCACCCAGTCGCTCGTATTTCTGACCCTGGCCACCCTGTTCAGTGCCTTCACTGGACTTCCCTGGAGTTTGTACAACACATTTGTGATTGAAGAGAAGCACGGCTTTAACCAGCAG ACGCTAGGGTTCTTCCTTAAAGATGCTGTTAAGAAGTTTTTGGTGACCCAGTGTATCCTGCTGCCCGTCACCTCACTGCTCCTGTACATCATCAAGATTGGCGGGGACTACTTTTTCATCTATGCCTGGCTTTTCACCCTGGCTGTTTCTCTG GTGCTGGTGACGATCTATGCTGACTACATCGCTCCGCTGTTTGACAAGTTCACTCCTCTGCCCGAAGGAGAGCTGAAGACAGATATTGAGAATATGGCCAAGAGTATAAGCTTTCCCCTCACTAAGGTTTATGTAGTTGAAG GTTCCAAGCGTTCGTCACACAGCAATGCATACTTCTATGGGTTCTTCAAGAACAAACGCATTGTGCTGTTCGACACTCTGCTGGAAGATTACTCGCCTCTCAACAAGTCTGGAGAGCCACAGCCCGAGCAGCCAGAAACCGATGAGACGTCATCCAGCGAATCAAAAGCCAAGCCCAAG AACAAGAAGCAAGGATGCAACAACCCAGAGATCCTTGCAGTCCTCGGTCATGAGCTTGGCCACTGGAAGCTCGGCCATACAGTCAAAAATATCGTCATCAGTCAG atgAATTCCTTCTTGTGTTTCTCCCTGTTTGCTGTTCTGATTGGACGTAAGGAGCTGTTTGTGGCTTTTGGCTTCAATGACAGCCAACCCACATTAATAGGCTTGATGATTATCTTCCAGTTCATCTTCTCCCCGTACAATGAG ctcctgtccTTCTGTCTGACAGTCCTGAGTCGCAGGTTTGAGTTCCAGGCAGATGCCTTTGCACGCGGCATGGGCAAAGCCTCCGAGCTCTACTCTGCCCTCATCAAGCTCAACAAGGACAACCTGGGCTTCCCTGTGGCCGACTGGTTGTTCTCCATGTGGCACTACTCCCACCCTCCCCTCCTGGAGCGCCTCAGAGCACTGGGCAGCATCAAGCAGGACTGA